A section of the Clostridium felsineum DSM 794 genome encodes:
- a CDS encoding class I adenylate-forming enzyme family protein — protein sequence MNIISDSIGSYIDNAFDKFKNKEALIYVDDERHYTYEELKIKVDMVAYNLISISIKKGDHVALFSYNSPEWMIVFLAVLKIGAVLVCLNYASTEEELDYLLKKSDSTILITSNEDTIEKINFDKFTYINTIIQMDSLFNLDNIMPQYKNKVSKDEFLSVTDSVLGNNIAMIINTSGTTGKPKLAIFSHSAILNGVLSYAENYSYTSKDKILDALPLHHILGGNYTAFLGLLIGCTVVLIKNFKTSVVLETIQNKRCTGFHGVPTMYQYLLSKCDLYDLSSLRVGMITGAVASQTLIKSIMENMHIREICYTFGQTETLGVTQTIIYNKNSPKLSTVGKPVKHVEVKVCDQITGERIPVNKKGEIYVKSPYCMTGYYNNALATRETIIDGWVRTGDIGFIDNDGYLSIKGRLKDVIVRGGENIFPMDIEINLIKHPKIENAIVVGIPDETLGEEVFIFIKVKKYCMLTKEEVLNFLSGRISKYKFPKYIEFIDTFPLTSTGKIKRSMLKQIAIERTILNKVY from the coding sequence ATGAATATAATTAGTGATTCTATTGGATCCTATATTGATAATGCTTTTGATAAATTCAAAAATAAGGAAGCTTTAATATATGTAGATGATGAAAGACATTATACATATGAAGAACTTAAGATAAAAGTAGATATGGTAGCCTACAATCTAATATCTATCTCAATAAAAAAAGGTGATCATGTTGCTTTATTTTCATACAATTCACCAGAATGGATGATAGTATTTTTAGCAGTATTAAAAATAGGTGCAGTATTAGTTTGTTTAAATTATGCTTCAACAGAGGAAGAACTAGACTATTTGTTAAAAAAATCTGATTCTACAATATTAATTACAAGTAATGAAGATACAATTGAGAAAATTAATTTTGATAAATTCACCTATATCAACACAATTATACAGATGGATAGCTTGTTTAATTTAGATAACATAATGCCTCAATATAAAAATAAGGTATCAAAGGATGAATTTTTAAGTGTTACAGATAGTGTTTTGGGAAATAATATAGCGATGATTATAAATACATCAGGTACTACAGGAAAACCTAAATTAGCTATATTTTCTCATAGTGCTATTTTAAATGGTGTGCTTTCTTATGCTGAAAATTATAGTTATACTTCAAAAGATAAGATTTTAGATGCATTACCTTTACATCATATATTGGGTGGAAATTATACAGCATTTCTTGGTCTTTTAATTGGATGTACAGTAGTTTTAATTAAGAATTTTAAAACTTCAGTTGTTCTTGAAACAATCCAAAACAAAAGATGTACAGGCTTTCATGGAGTTCCTACAATGTATCAATATTTGTTAAGTAAATGTGATTTATATGATTTATCAAGTTTAAGAGTGGGAATGATTACAGGGGCAGTTGCATCACAAACATTAATAAAAAGTATAATGGAAAATATGCATATACGTGAGATATGCTACACATTTGGGCAAACTGAAACATTGGGGGTAACTCAAACTATTATATATAATAAGAATAGTCCTAAATTAAGTACGGTTGGAAAACCAGTTAAACATGTTGAAGTAAAAGTATGTGATCAAATAACTGGTGAAAGGATTCCAGTAAATAAGAAAGGAGAAATTTATGTAAAAAGCCCTTATTGTATGACAGGATATTATAATAATGCTTTGGCAACAAGGGAAACTATAATAGATGGTTGGGTGCGCACTGGAGATATTGGATTTATAGATAATGATGGATATTTATCTATAAAAGGAAGATTAAAAGATGTAATTGTTAGAGGTGGAGAAAATATATTTCCAATGGATATTGAAATTAATCTTATTAAGCATCCTAAAATTGAAAATGCAATAGTTGTAGGTATTCCAGATGAAACTCTTGGTGAAGAGGTATTTATTTTTATTAAAGTAAAGAAATATTGTATGTTAACAAAAGAAGAAGTATTAAACTTTCTATCTGGAAGAATATCAAAATATAAATTTCCTAAATATATAGAATTCATAGATACATTCCCTTTAACTTCTACGGGAAAGATTAAAAGAAGTATGCTTAAACAAATTGCAATTGAAAGAACTATACTTAATAAAGTTTACTAA
- a CDS encoding ABC transporter ATP-binding protein, whose amino-acid sequence MSNKSNNFLQSEFSKILKFMKCYKYMIFINALLSVGVAILNLVPSYYMNKLLNYALAKNTSGVVNIIIIMVCTIVFGSPVIFFNKYLMEKIGADLIYDLRKAIVEHMTTLSLKEAQASNSGDTISRFSNDIIVIQNFLNNEFMNILYLPLLFIGASCYLFYINYKMFLLSILIMPFGVYMTRILTKPLSRYMGKMQQSLGSVNLILQDILGGIYIIKAFNLHKIFEKKFKNQVTNTLSKNLSLEKQRSLILPVTVILQVVPLILCIIYGGYLTLKKQMTPGDLLAITSLLYYLVLPIAMFPNVIADIRMCNQSFKRIFEVLDRESERTSGEIFDSEDVENIIECKDLSFAYENNNINIINDFNCVIKRGKKVALVGYSGSGKSTILKLISTIYEPKSGDIKIYGNSLGKLNLSYIRSKIAVVSQESFLFPTTIEDNIRIGKESATHEQIVNAAKMAKAHEFIMKLPEDYKTRIGERGLNLSGGQRQLISIARAILKDAQILIMDEPTASLDSQSEFLVQEALANIMENKTIIVAAHKLKTIEHADEVLVIDNGKVVERGSHNSLLKLNGLYSKLYNSQFSC is encoded by the coding sequence ATGAGCAATAAAAGTAATAATTTTTTACAATCTGAGTTTTCTAAAATATTAAAATTTATGAAGTGTTATAAATACATGATATTCATTAATGCTTTATTATCAGTAGGAGTTGCAATTTTAAATTTAGTACCTTCTTATTATATGAATAAATTACTTAATTATGCGTTAGCTAAAAATACATCAGGAGTTGTAAATATTATAATAATAATGGTGTGTACAATTGTATTTGGCAGCCCAGTAATATTTTTTAATAAGTACTTAATGGAGAAAATTGGCGCCGATTTAATATATGATTTAAGGAAAGCAATTGTTGAACATATGACGACTTTGTCATTAAAAGAAGCACAAGCAAGTAATTCAGGAGATACAATTTCTAGATTTTCAAATGATATTATTGTTATCCAAAACTTTCTTAACAATGAATTTATGAACATACTGTATTTACCGTTATTGTTTATAGGGGCTAGTTGCTATCTTTTTTATATCAATTATAAAATGTTTTTACTAAGTATTTTGATAATGCCTTTTGGGGTGTATATGACTAGAATTTTGACAAAGCCTTTATCAAGATATATGGGAAAAATGCAACAAAGTCTTGGAAGTGTTAATTTAATACTCCAAGATATACTCGGAGGAATATATATAATAAAAGCATTTAATTTACACAAAATATTTGAAAAAAAATTTAAAAATCAAGTAACTAATACGCTGAGTAAAAATTTATCTTTAGAGAAGCAACGTTCTTTAATTCTTCCTGTTACAGTAATACTTCAGGTTGTTCCATTAATTTTGTGTATTATATATGGTGGATATTTAACATTAAAAAAGCAAATGACACCAGGTGATTTGCTTGCAATAACAAGCCTATTATATTATTTGGTTTTACCTATAGCTATGTTTCCTAATGTGATTGCAGATATACGTATGTGTAATCAATCATTTAAAAGAATATTTGAAGTGCTTGATAGGGAGTCAGAGCGTACATCTGGTGAGATTTTTGATAGTGAGGATGTAGAAAATATTATTGAATGTAAGGACTTAAGTTTTGCTTATGAAAATAATAATATAAATATAATCAATGATTTTAATTGTGTAATTAAAAGGGGTAAAAAAGTGGCATTAGTGGGATATAGTGGTAGTGGCAAAAGCACAATTCTTAAATTGATTTCTACTATTTATGAACCTAAAAGTGGAGATATAAAAATTTATGGAAATAGTTTAGGTAAATTGAATCTATCATATATTCGTTCTAAGATAGCAGTAGTTAGTCAAGAAAGTTTTCTATTTCCAACTACAATTGAAGATAACATTAGGATAGGAAAAGAGTCTGCTACACATGAGCAGATTGTTAATGCAGCTAAAATGGCTAAGGCTCATGAGTTTATTATGAAACTTCCAGAAGATTATAAAACACGGATTGGTGAGAGAGGATTAAATCTTTCAGGGGGTCAAAGACAACTTATTTCTATTGCTAGAGCTATTTTAAAAGACGCTCAAATTCTTATTATGGATGAGCCTACAGCTTCACTAGATTCTCAATCGGAATTTTTAGTACAAGAGGCGTTAGCTAATATTATGGAAAATAAAACAATTATAGTAGCGGCTCATAAGTTAAAAACTATTGAACATGCAGATGAAGTTTTAGTTATTGATAATGGTAAGGTTGTTGAAAGAGGAAGCCATAATAGTCTTTTAAAACTAAATGGACTATATTCTAAGCTATATAACAGTCAGTTTTCATGTTAA
- a CDS encoding potassium channel family protein: MNITKHKNTIYEVISALLALTSSTMLIIELSFNLSVTVEYIFDIIDNIILIIFAIDYFLRLYLSKDKKKFFKENIIDLLSIIPFNSIFQGFRILKISKLLKFAKLLKFLKLFRAFSLLLRFKKYSRSFIKTNNFQYAIYTTMFVLITGTIGMHFAEGLSFGNALWWSFVTITTVGYGDISPSTTFGRILASILMLVGIGFLSMLTGTISTFFLTKKTDTSYRNELIENIKCKLDNFDKLNTEDIDDICTILKALKK; the protein is encoded by the coding sequence TTGAATATTACAAAACATAAAAATACAATCTACGAAGTAATTTCAGCTTTATTAGCTTTAACTTCATCTACTATGTTAATTATAGAATTGTCATTTAATTTATCCGTTACAGTTGAATACATATTTGATATTATTGATAATATTATTTTAATCATTTTTGCAATAGACTATTTCTTAAGACTTTACCTTTCAAAAGATAAAAAGAAATTTTTTAAAGAGAATATAATAGATTTACTTTCTATCATTCCTTTTAATTCAATTTTTCAAGGCTTTAGAATACTCAAAATATCAAAATTATTAAAATTTGCAAAGCTGCTTAAATTTCTGAAATTATTTAGAGCTTTTTCTCTATTGTTAAGATTCAAAAAATATTCCAGAAGCTTTATTAAAACAAACAATTTTCAATATGCAATTTACACTACAATGTTTGTATTAATTACTGGAACAATAGGAATGCATTTTGCAGAAGGACTTTCCTTCGGAAATGCTCTTTGGTGGAGTTTTGTTACTATAACTACTGTTGGATATGGAGACATATCTCCTTCTACTACATTTGGACGAATACTTGCAAGTATACTTATGCTAGTTGGTATAGGCTTTTTAAGTATGCTTACAGGAACTATCTCCACCTTTTTCCTTACTAAAAAAACTGATACAAGCTATAGAAATGAGTTAATCGAAAATATAAAATGTAAGCTGGATAATTTTGATAAGTTGAATACTGAGGATATAGATGATATTTGCACTATACTAAAGGCTCTCAAAAAATAA
- a CDS encoding serine hydrolase domain-containing protein, giving the protein MMNEKIKQVFEKGHDESGFSGAVLITEGDKEILSYACGYSHIGHNVENNVLTRFDTASITKLFTAVSIFQLVEKKLLSLNDKVLDIIDIGETTISKEVTIYQLLTHTSGIGDDADEEAGEKYEDIWKEKPCYSVRKLRDFLPQFIEKPMNFEPGKGCRYNNCAYILLGLVIEKITGSSYYNYVNKNIFEKACMKDTGFFSMDDINENVAEGYTKKLDDKGNAIGLRKNIYSYPPKGAADGGAYSTVYDLNKFMKAVISNKLLSTLFTNEILLPKEMHRKRIDGSVKYMGFGFEFVLDANTSEIIYITKDGSNAGVSNTIKYYPKEDITEIVLSNVELNIWNLLRKAEKFLF; this is encoded by the coding sequence ATGATGAATGAAAAAATCAAACAGGTATTTGAAAAAGGACATGATGAAAGTGGTTTTTCAGGTGCGGTACTAATAACTGAGGGAGATAAAGAAATATTATCTTATGCATGTGGATATTCTCATATAGGGCACAATGTAGAAAACAATGTGCTGACTAGATTTGATACAGCCTCTATAACTAAGCTTTTTACAGCTGTAAGTATATTTCAATTAGTGGAAAAAAAACTTCTTTCATTAAATGATAAAGTTTTAGATATAATTGACATAGGTGAAACCACAATCTCTAAAGAAGTAACTATATATCAACTTTTAACACATACGTCAGGAATTGGTGATGATGCAGATGAAGAAGCAGGAGAAAAGTATGAAGATATTTGGAAGGAAAAGCCGTGTTATTCAGTAAGAAAACTTAGAGATTTTCTTCCACAATTTATTGAAAAACCAATGAATTTTGAGCCCGGCAAAGGATGTAGATATAATAATTGTGCATATATTTTATTAGGTTTAGTTATAGAAAAAATCACAGGAAGTAGCTATTATAACTATGTTAACAAAAATATATTTGAAAAAGCATGTATGAAAGACACTGGTTTTTTTTCGATGGATGACATAAATGAAAATGTTGCAGAAGGATATACGAAAAAACTAGATGATAAAGGAAATGCTATAGGCTTAAGAAAAAATATATATTCATATCCTCCAAAGGGTGCAGCTGATGGTGGAGCGTACTCAACAGTCTATGATTTAAATAAATTTATGAAGGCAGTTATCAGTAATAAATTATTAAGTACACTTTTTACAAATGAAATTCTGTTACCTAAAGAAATGCATAGGAAGCGTATTGATGGCAGTGTTAAATATATGGGCTTTGGATTTGAGTTTGTTTTAGATGCTAACACAAGTGAAATAATTTATATTACAAAGGATGGAAGTAATGCAGGAGTATCTAATACAATAAAATATTATCCCAAAGAAGATATTACAGAAATAGTGTTATCAAATGTAGAACTCAATATATGGAATTTACTTAGAAAAGCTGAAAAGTTTTTATTTTAA
- a CDS encoding ABC transporter ATP-binding protein yields MVEKFSFNELFRVISILKKRKWMYIINITAYSFINAILNIVIAFVFKDLIDGTITKNSYLIVRSIVLIIFTIIIAVLFLPLTRYIYTKCMKEAMADFRVALVKHIEQLPISYFENSHSGNVTSNMINDLQVLEQTFSDQFQTLIYTIIYGICSTIMMFILNWQMSIILIILGLMSMVVNTKFIGIIRRISDKIQENLSVLTQQFTDILGGFELIKLYMIEKKVKDETIYTNSKIRLATINRGKNNGFLEGINYMLGGFSIGGTISVGAFMLLSGYVTFGSMLAISRLLNGVNAMFLRSGSFVSQIQVALSGVSRVFNIMELPEEPLRYNILNEKKECNNKYIIDINNVDFYYNDDTKVIDKVSLQVEKGQMVAIVGYSGSGKSTILKLLLGLYPIKEGSILIDGKYLSEYTLKEIREKFAYVPQEQYIFQGSFSENIRIGRIDAKDEDVREAAKDACIHEFISKIPNKYNALVEEKGKNLSVGQKQRLSMARAFLKKSNIILMDEPTSALDNESEKLITEKLEKLRGKYTLLVVAHRLSTIINADIIYVMDKGKIVESGKHEDLIKNSKIYKKLYEMYLQKN; encoded by the coding sequence ATGGTTGAAAAATTTAGTTTTAATGAATTATTTAGAGTTATTTCAATATTAAAAAAGAGGAAATGGATGTATATAATTAATATAACTGCATACAGTTTCATTAACGCTATACTTAATATTGTAATTGCTTTTGTATTTAAAGACCTTATAGATGGAACTATTACAAAAAATTCTTATTTAATAGTAAGATCCATTGTATTAATTATTTTTACAATAATTATTGCTGTATTATTTTTACCTTTAACTAGGTATATATATACAAAATGTATGAAAGAGGCTATGGCAGATTTTAGAGTTGCTTTAGTAAAACACATAGAACAATTACCAATCTCTTATTTTGAAAATTCACATAGTGGAAATGTAACATCTAATATGATAAATGATTTACAAGTTCTTGAACAAACATTTTCTGACCAATTTCAAACATTAATTTATACAATAATTTATGGTATTTGTTCTACGATTATGATGTTTATTTTAAACTGGCAAATGAGTATCATTTTAATAATACTAGGCTTGATGTCAATGGTTGTAAATACTAAATTTATAGGGATTATAAGAAGAATAAGTGATAAAATACAAGAAAATCTCAGTGTATTAACACAACAATTTACAGATATATTAGGGGGATTTGAATTAATCAAATTATATATGATTGAGAAGAAGGTTAAAGATGAAACTATATACACTAATAGTAAAATTAGATTAGCTACAATTAATCGTGGAAAAAACAATGGATTTTTGGAAGGTATTAACTATATGTTAGGTGGATTTAGTATAGGAGGAACAATTTCAGTAGGAGCATTTATGTTGCTGTCAGGTTATGTTACCTTTGGATCAATGTTAGCCATATCTAGACTATTAAATGGTGTTAATGCAATGTTTTTACGTTCAGGTAGTTTCGTCTCACAAATACAAGTTGCACTATCAGGAGTTAGTAGAGTTTTTAATATAATGGAGTTACCAGAGGAACCTTTGAGATATAACATATTAAATGAAAAGAAAGAATGTAATAATAAATATATTATTGATATAAATAATGTAGATTTTTATTATAATGATGATACAAAGGTAATTGATAAGGTTAGTTTACAAGTAGAAAAAGGACAAATGGTAGCAATAGTTGGATATAGTGGTTCTGGAAAGAGTACTATTTTAAAGTTATTACTAGGGCTTTATCCTATAAAAGAAGGAAGTATTTTAATAGATGGAAAATATTTAAGTGAATATACACTCAAGGAGATAAGAGAAAAGTTTGCATATGTACCTCAGGAACAATATATATTTCAAGGGAGTTTCAGTGAAAATATACGAATTGGAAGAATAGATGCTAAGGATGAAGATGTTAGGGAAGCTGCTAAAGATGCTTGTATTCATGAGTTTATTTCTAAAATACCTAATAAATATAATGCATTGGTAGAAGAGAAAGGTAAAAATCTATCAGTAGGACAAAAACAACGTTTGTCTATGGCAAGAGCATTTTTGAAAAAATCTAATATAATATTGATGGATGAGCCTACTTCTGCATTGGATAATGAGTCTGAAAAGCTTATAACTGAAAAATTAGAAAAGCTTAGAGGAAAATACACATTGTTAGTAGTTGCGCATAGATTATCGACAATAATTAATGCGGATATTATATATGTTATGGATAAAGGAAAGATAGTTGAAAGTGGAAAACATGAAGATTTAATAAAGAACAGTAAAATTTACAAAAAGCTTTATGAGATGTATTTGCAAAAAAATTAA